The window ATTAGTGCTCAATCCAAATTGCTCCAATAAAGCCTTCCTCCTAATCACATTCCGACCGGCGTACCAAAAACAACGGAGGGCTACACACAACCGGATCCAATGGTTTGTTCAAGAAATGCCTTCATCGTAATCAGTTCACACGAGAAAAATCTCAGCGTCGGTCTGATACAGTCCTGACCTATTGCGAACATCTGCGATGGAATCCAAATTCTGACTCCTCCAATTTCGATTTTGGATTAATAAAGCGGCAATTCATCTTAGGGCCAAGAGCCAAGAACAGGGAAATATTCGATCCAACAAACTTGTTTCGGAAACATTAtagaaaggaaaataaagagaaattgACTGCAGAGCAAAACATTCATACGATTAACTACCGGCACAACCAATGAGAAACAATTGCTAATAATAGCTATAGTTGAAACTGACTAAAACCGAGTCATTGTGTTGTAAACATGacattttgaaaatcaaatcCCCGATTCCCAGCAGAATGAAGGCCATGTCCTAGCAGAAATAAGCCACTTTCTATTGAAATGTCATCTCCCAGTCTATTCAAAtgcctcatcatcatcatcaggaAGAGGCTGGGCAGCCGCTGATGCAAGCTCGGCTTCATGCCTGCAAGAAGCAAAACCGAGATGAGACCAATTTTTACTCTTTAGAAGATACTGAATCCACGTTGTTTGAATTGAAAAGTTACTAATTTCATTGTTAACATCAAACAAGATTTAGGTTCATCAACGTAGAGAAAATTCTTACTGTTGTTGGGCAGCCATGTCAAAGTGCACTTCTGGAGGAGCAAGGGCCGGAGACTCGACAAAATGAAGATTTGCATCACTGAAGTAACAACAGTATTAATCTCACGTATTACTATCGACAACTCTATAGTAACCATATCAAAATGAGAATGCTTGTAATTACCCTGCAAGCTTCCTCGCCAAGTAGAGGAAGGGTTTCTCAAAGTTGTAGTTGCTCTTTGCTGATATCTCATAGTACTGCAGATTCTTCTTTCTGTGGAAGGTGACCTGCTTGGCTTTGACCTGCCTGTTCTTCACATCAACCTTGTTGCCACAGAGAACAATAGGGATGTTCTCACAAACACTGAAATTACATTTAGAGTCACGTATACCAAACCATCATcaacaaacataaaaataaaacaatcaaaGAAACAATAGAGCTAACACAaatcaaatttagtttaaactCACCGGCATAGATCACGGTGCCATGTAGGAACATTCTTGTATGTCAACCTAGCGGTAACATCAAACATGATGATTGCACATTGCCCATGAATGCTGAATATTTCAACACAGAATTTTAGGCGAGACCTTCAACATAGGAGAAAAATGAAAGGGcaaaaaaatttccaaccatCCCCATAAACAGTTGGAGAAACAATTCAGAGACAATCAGATAATCATAAAAGACTTCCCCCAAAGCCTTTACATATTGTTCTTCCTACTAATAAATCAGTGTCTATCACATAATTCACTTATACCATTTATTATCCTAAACTAAGGAAACAAAATGATGGTTAATCCCATATACAAGAAGTTATATAAGATACAGTCAAATGCATTTTTATGCGGATTTGAAATACCAAAATTAAAAGCAGAGGCAACATGTATTTTCACTTACTAGTAACCATCACGAAGACCACCAAATTTCTCTTGCCCAGCAGTGTCCCAGCAGTAAAAGCGGATCTTTCCACAATTTGTGAAGAAGTCCAGTGGATGAACCTCCACACCAATGGTTGCTGTTTGCAAGGAAAAGTAAAGCAAAATGTATAAGCAAACATGTCACGATCAAACTCATTACAACAATCACCCAATACAAAGTCACAATGTAGTAAAGTGTCGAGGACGTCTCTTACGTTCGTATTTCTTCTCGAATTCACCAGTGAGATGCCTCTTCACGAAAGTGGTTTTTCCTGCATAAATCATCACCATTCAGCCCCAATCCAAATCATCACACAACAAGCTACAACATCAAGAATAGTTAACATTGTTTCTTATTTCCCAGACTATGTAGCTCCAAATTTgttttaacaaaattaatattttgcaaaacaCATTATTAATCCCTAATTAGCTCGACATTTCTCTGCTCTTATCCCTAATTTTTCAAAAAGACATAAATCAAATTTACAGACAAATAAACCTCATACAGGAATGAAATAATTTCACTAAAAAAAGATTGTTTATTTCAATCAAGATCAATTTAATTAGATAGTAtcacaaaacaaaccaaatatgGTGcctttttcaatttaattaatatttttagtcAAATATGTAAAAATCCAGACAACATATTCGATTGAATCAAATTCTTCTCGAAACCCTAATTTTAAAAATGGCAATAATTGTTTAAATACAGTCGATGAAaacatcaattaaaaaaaaaagaaaaaaaagaaacagaacaTGGAAACGGAAGATTACCAGTGCCTCCATCGCCAACGATGACGAGCTTAAAGCTCGGATAATCAACAGTCTGTTGGTTCGGCAAAGCCTACAGgaacaaattcaaaacaaggaaaaattcAAACACGAACCAAATCGAAACAAAATTGATCGACCAGCAACTAAAAACCTAAGCCCTAACGAAAGCAGGACAAGGATTAGAGAGAGAGCGAGCGTGAGATACCATTGTTGTTCGAGGCGGcgagtggagagagagagagagagagagagagaatctaaGAGCAGCGAGGAGTGAGAGAGACAGACGGAGCCGAAGGCGGCATTTGAGTATGAAGGTGGGGGAGGGACGCTAATTAAATGGCTTGGATGATTCCGCGCGTGGCTTTAGATTGACGCTATCATCTCCGCCTTTGGATCTTATTACTTTTGTTCTCTCACAATATGTTCTAGAACAAACCATTTTTGAATTGAAAGCTCCTAGACCACATTTATTATCTTATTTTCTCACTTACGTTATAATCTCACccatcttaaaaagttaaaaaattaaaatgttattttcacACCTACAATTATTTCCAAAATAACCcttaatatacatacatatgaaattataaaattatctcttaaaaaatataacaaataatatGTAAATGAAGTCCAATAAGGTCTGCAAATTCAAATGAAAACGACACAGgtatccaaattcaaaagaatttGACAAcgacaaatttaaaaatacgatggacaaattcaaatgacctacacacaaattattcttctaccTTTTCAATGGAAACATAATCTTCTACCTCTTTCGTAAAAGCGTTATCTTCCACCTCTTCAATGAAAAAGTCATCTTCTAAGTCCAttgctattttttctttttttttttactttctccgaatgaaatgagatgaaaatatgagttagggtttaaggtAGATAAATCATCTCTCAtgccaaccttttttttttaaattaagcaaaacaaaataattaatatccTTATCAATCTTTTTGTAAAcggacaaatttgtaattaaaaaattcattaaaagatgAGTGAGAAGATAAAACATTGAAATGAGAATAACATCACTCTTTAAATTTTTCGGGACCCATGGTGGGTCCAGACACCAGGCCCAACCACTCATTTTCTATTTGAAAATCTGGATGCATGGTGCAGAATTGGGCCCAATTATAAATACTTCTTTtaaaacaaatgtcaaaaaTGCAGAAATACTGTTAAATCGTAGGATGGTAGTTCATGGAGATTGAAAtgcttttgtaaatttttttggtattaaaaaaataaattattgtaaCGAAATCATCAGTCgatttttattttaagttttttttacagaaataacaaatttctaaaaaaattgGCAAAAATACTAATTTTGTACTTGCCCTTGCAATTtattggaatttttattttttattttattttaaaggaGCAGATTTCTACATTTTTGGAAATTAAAAGAAAGGTAcagaaaaagattaaaaataaaacgtTTGGCGCAGTAACACATCGCACCGTTTTGATTTCGCACACAGAAGTAATCGGACAGTGCATCTCCAGATCTCAAATCCCTTAATCGACCCACCGGCCATGGCCTCCTGGCCCGCCTCGTCCGACTCCTCTAATCAGTAAGTCCCGCCAAACGCATGGAAATTTAgttcatttattatttatattcgttttttttttttcttataattcaTGGAAATTTTAGGTGCCTTATTAATATAGAATTGAAAATATTGATAGGGAGGCCGCTGCTGCAATCAGAAAGAGAAAACCGGGGCATCAAATCAAGTTCTTGATTCCTCTTATATACGCCCCTGTTCTTCCCCTCAGTaagtttttccaattttctcaactttttttttttaatttggcttTAATTTTgctatttattgattttaatcgATATTTCCCATCTGGGTTTTTTACcaacaaaattatatttttgttctgTGGATGTTTGATTTTCTCAGTTCGACTGTCGTTGCGGAGGAACCCGGTTGTGCGGGACCGTTTGTTTACTGCCGTGCTGGTTGGAGCATTTGCTCATGGCTTTTATTTGGTGTATCCTTTTGTGTACTTAGTTTTTTTGGGGATTGATAGATTATATATTGAACGGATAGGTTGGTGCTATAAGAAATGATATGTTTCGTTTGCTATAAGTTGCAGAATTGATGCGAATGGGTGGAAGAATTAGTAACCTGAAGTTAATAAATTTTCGCATTTGCTACACATTTTCGGACTTTTAGGGA of the Pyrus communis chromosome 1, drPyrComm1.1, whole genome shotgun sequence genome contains:
- the LOC137741820 gene encoding GTP-binding nuclear protein Ran-3-like encodes the protein MALPNQQTVDYPSFKLVIVGDGGTGKTTFVKRHLTGEFEKKYEPTIGVEVHPLDFFTNCGKIRFYCWDTAGQEKFGGLRDGYYIHGQCAIIMFDVTARLTYKNVPTWHRDLCRVCENIPIVLCGNKVDVKNRQVKAKQVTFHRKKNLQYYEISAKSNYNFEKPFLYLARKLAGDANLHFVESPALAPPEVHFDMAAQQQHEAELASAAAQPLPDDDDEAFE